From a region of the Tateyamaria omphalii genome:
- a CDS encoding LacI family DNA-binding transcriptional regulator, protein MESRQKITIKDVARKAGCGIATASRVLNNSGPTSADARERVKKAAQDLGFSFSAIGRALQGGRSMTIGCLVPSLANPVFAEAVQGVQEVLSGAGYQLLISSSNYDGDADNEAIVTLTAKEVDGLILTMVGPERSAALKQARARGLPVSLMFHDPLDGFLTAHVDNFEAAREVARRFADLGHTRTAFLSLRFASSDRSRNRYAGFHAECRARGLPDPALIELTEAEANDPELLAGILATLGGLTAIFASNDFLAIAVQKATRLMGKNVPQDLSVVGFDGIEIGRLLDMPLATIETAPDAMGRQAAQTLLNMLQGDACVQRPPLPFHFRAGATLARPRAESRDDDQGATWPPSVHSLKTDLKQG, encoded by the coding sequence TTGGAGTCCCGTCAAAAGATCACAATCAAGGATGTAGCCCGCAAAGCCGGCTGCGGGATCGCCACCGCCAGTCGGGTGCTCAACAATTCTGGCCCAACCAGCGCGGACGCGCGCGAAAGAGTGAAAAAGGCGGCGCAGGATCTTGGGTTTTCCTTTAGCGCCATCGGCAGGGCCTTGCAGGGCGGACGCAGCATGACGATCGGCTGTCTGGTGCCGTCGCTGGCCAACCCGGTCTTTGCCGAGGCGGTGCAGGGCGTACAGGAGGTGCTGTCCGGCGCAGGCTATCAGCTTTTGATTTCCAGTTCCAACTATGACGGCGATGCCGACAACGAGGCCATCGTGACCCTGACCGCCAAGGAGGTCGACGGGTTGATCCTGACGATGGTCGGCCCGGAGCGCAGCGCCGCCCTAAAGCAGGCGCGCGCGCGGGGCCTGCCGGTTTCACTGATGTTTCATGATCCGCTGGACGGGTTCCTGACCGCGCATGTGGACAATTTCGAAGCAGCGCGCGAGGTCGCACGGCGGTTCGCCGACCTTGGCCACACGCGCACGGCCTTTTTGTCCCTGCGCTTTGCAAGCTCTGACCGGTCGCGCAACCGATATGCCGGATTTCATGCCGAGTGCCGGGCGCGGGGCCTGCCGGACCCCGCCCTGATCGAACTGACCGAGGCCGAGGCGAATGACCCGGAATTGCTGGCAGGCATCCTGGCCACGCTTGGCGGGTTGACCGCGATTTTCGCATCGAACGACTTCTTGGCCATCGCGGTGCAGAAGGCCACGCGCCTGATGGGCAAAAACGTGCCGCAAGACTTGTCGGTGGTCGGCTTTGACGGGATCGAGATCGGTCGCCTGCTCGACATGCCGCTGGCAACCATCGAGACCGCGCCCGATGCGATGGGCCGTCAGGCGGCGCAGACGCTTCTCAACATGTTGCAAGGTGACGCCTGCGTGCAGCGGCCGCCCTTGCCCTTTCATTTCCGTGCGGGGGCCACCCTTGCGCGTCCCCGCGCGGAAAGCCGTGACGACGACCAGGGTGCCACCTGGCCGCCGTCCGTTCACTCGCTCAAGACCGATCTCAAACAAGGATGA
- a CDS encoding type II toxin-antitoxin system RelE/ParE family toxin, whose amino-acid sequence MIQSTKGKLAANAVKGKYGKGFPGDLMKRTRAMLSALDAAVVVEDLRFPPGNHLEELKGDRAGQHSVRINGQWRICFVWTPNGPADVEIVDYH is encoded by the coding sequence ATGATCCAAAGCACCAAGGGCAAACTCGCTGCCAATGCCGTTAAGGGCAAGTATGGCAAAGGCTTCCCGGGTGACTTGATGAAGCGCACGCGGGCTATGCTTTCGGCGCTGGATGCTGCGGTTGTTGTCGAGGATTTGCGTTTCCCGCCCGGCAACCACCTGGAAGAACTGAAAGGGGATCGGGCCGGGCAACACTCCGTGCGGATCAACGGGCAATGGCGCATCTGCTTTGTCTGGACGCCGAACGGCCCCGCGGATGTCGAGATTGTGGACTACCATTGA
- a CDS encoding ABC transporter substrate-binding protein, producing the protein MKHTVLAALFATAIAAPALAEDAICYNCPPQWADWASMLEAIDEQLDIQMPHDNKNSGQTLSQLLAERASPVADVAYYGVTTGIKAGNEGVVEPYKPAGFDDIPDGLKDPEGNWFAIHYGTLGLFVNVDALGGAPVPQCWADLTKPEYRGMVGYLDPSSAFVGYAGAVAVNMANGGDLGNFDPAIAYFNDLAANDPIVPKQTSYARVVSGEIPILFDYDFNAYRGKYEEDGNFEFVLPCEGSVRVPYVMSLVANAPNPELGKRVLDFILSDEGQAIWTNAYLQPARPVELPADVADKFLPASDYERAVAVDYAEMERAQAAFGERYLNEVQ; encoded by the coding sequence ATGAAACATACCGTTTTGGCAGCACTCTTCGCAACCGCGATCGCTGCACCGGCGCTGGCCGAGGATGCCATTTGCTACAACTGCCCCCCGCAATGGGCGGATTGGGCGTCGATGCTCGAAGCTATTGATGAGCAACTCGACATCCAGATGCCGCATGATAACAAGAATTCCGGTCAGACCCTGAGCCAGCTTCTGGCCGAAAGGGCCAGCCCGGTGGCCGATGTCGCCTATTACGGTGTGACGACCGGCATCAAGGCGGGGAACGAAGGTGTGGTGGAACCCTACAAACCCGCAGGGTTTGACGACATCCCCGACGGCCTGAAGGACCCCGAAGGCAATTGGTTCGCCATCCATTACGGCACGCTGGGCCTGTTCGTGAATGTCGATGCGCTTGGCGGTGCACCGGTGCCGCAGTGCTGGGCCGACCTGACCAAGCCCGAATATCGCGGCATGGTCGGCTATCTCGATCCCTCGTCGGCCTTTGTCGGCTATGCGGGTGCCGTGGCCGTAAACATGGCAAATGGTGGTGATCTAGGCAATTTTGACCCGGCCATCGCTTATTTCAACGACCTGGCCGCAAACGATCCGATCGTGCCAAAGCAAACATCCTATGCCCGCGTCGTGTCCGGCGAGATCCCGATCCTGTTCGATTATGATTTCAACGCCTATCGGGGCAAGTACGAGGAAGACGGCAATTTCGAGTTTGTGCTGCCCTGCGAAGGCTCTGTGCGGGTTCCTTACGTCATGAGCCTTGTCGCCAACGCGCCGAACCCCGAGCTGGGCAAGCGTGTTCTGGATTTCATCCTGTCGGATGAGGGGCAGGCGATTTGGACCAATGCCTATCTTCAGCCCGCCCGCCCCGTGGAATTGCCCGCCGATGTGGCGGACAAGTTCCTGCCGGCCTCGGACTACGAACGGGCCGTCGCGGTGGATTATGCCGAGATGGAGCGCGCACAGGCCGCTTTCGGTGAACGGTACCTGAACGAGGTCCAGTAG
- a CDS encoding ABC transporter permease yields the protein MSQSQFLTLCLLPLAIFTLAFLAIPLGRLILAAGEGDAGWAIYLQILQTPRYLSTLVQTVLVSLAVTMAALAISTTAGLYLVRNRFFGRDALLSILTLPLAFPGVVVGFMIILLGGRQGLVNSLTPGHVVFAYSVFGLFLGYLYFSIPRVLLTVMAAAEKIDPALEEAAKTLGAPPHRIVLDVLLPALAPALIAAGAIAFATAMGAFGTAFTLATDIDVLPMVIYTEFTLSANIAMASALSVVLGLVTWALLLIARSLSGTTVAAGG from the coding sequence ATGTCGCAAAGCCAATTCCTGACGCTATGCTTGCTGCCGTTGGCGATTTTCACGTTGGCCTTTCTGGCCATCCCGCTCGGGCGGCTGATCCTTGCCGCGGGCGAGGGTGACGCGGGGTGGGCGATCTATCTGCAAATCCTGCAAACCCCACGGTACCTGTCGACGCTGGTGCAGACCGTGCTGGTGTCGCTCGCCGTCACCATGGCGGCACTGGCAATCTCAACCACGGCCGGGCTTTACCTGGTGCGGAACCGTTTTTTCGGGCGCGACGCGCTGCTGTCGATCCTGACGCTCCCGCTGGCCTTTCCCGGTGTCGTCGTGGGGTTCATGATCATTCTGCTGGGCGGGCGGCAGGGCCTTGTGAACTCCCTCACGCCGGGCCACGTGGTCTTTGCCTATTCGGTCTTTGGCCTGTTTCTGGGCTATCTCTATTTCTCAATCCCACGGGTGCTGCTGACGGTCATGGCGGCGGCCGAAAAGATCGACCCGGCGCTGGAAGAGGCGGCAAAGACGCTGGGCGCGCCGCCGCATCGCATCGTCCTTGACGTGCTGTTGCCGGCGCTGGCGCCTGCGCTCATTGCGGCGGGTGCGATTGCCTTTGCCACCGCGATGGGGGCTTTCGGCACGGCCTTTACGCTCGCGACCGATATCGATGTGCTGCCGATGGTGATCTACACCGAATTCACCCTGTCGGCCAATATCGCCATGGCCTCGGCGCTGTCGGTGGTGCTGGGGCTCGTGACGTGGGCGCTGCTGCTGATCGCGCGCAGCCTGTCCGGCACAACCGTTGCGGCGGGCGGATAA
- a CDS encoding HigA family addiction module antitoxin translates to MSLLEDPMHPGEVLKELYLDPLEMGAIAFARRLGVPRTRIERLIKGTTGITPDTALRLARVFNTTPAYWVNLQTNYDMALAAKEIDVSDIEPLVAA, encoded by the coding sequence ATGAGCTTGCTTGAAGACCCGATGCACCCCGGTGAAGTCCTGAAGGAGCTTTACCTCGATCCCTTGGAGATGGGGGCCATCGCGTTTGCGCGGCGTCTTGGCGTGCCTCGGACGCGGATCGAGCGGTTGATCAAGGGTACGACGGGTATCACGCCTGACACAGCGCTGCGCCTCGCCCGTGTGTTCAACACGACTCCGGCTTACTGGGTGAACTTGCAGACGAACTACGACATGGCGCTAGCTGCTAAGGAGATTGACGTTTCGGATATTGAGCCGCTTGTGGCTGCCTAA
- a CDS encoding IS5 family transposase (programmed frameshift), with amino-acid sequence MSDLFWLTDAQMARLEPFFPKSHGKPRVDDRRVLSGIIFINRNGLRWRDAPAAYGPHKTLYNRWKRWSDKGVFARMMAGLAAEHGEQKTVMTDATYLKAHRTATSLGGEKGGRGRLIGRTKGGMNTKLHAICDSQGRPLNLFVTAGQVSDYIGARALLSSLPDVDWLLGDRGYDADWFRDALKDKGIRVCIPGRKQRKKTVKYDKRRYKRRNRIEIMFGRLKDWRRVATRYDRCPKVFLSAIALAATVIYWL; translated from the exons ATGTCTGATCTTTTCTGGCTGACGGATGCGCAGATGGCGCGCCTCGAGCCCTTTTTCCCGAAGTCCCACGGCAAGCCACGGGTCGACGACCGGCGTGTGTTGAGTGGGATTATCTTCATCAATCGCAATGGCTTACGTTGGCGCGATGCGCCTGCAGCATATGGCCCGCACAAGACCCTCTACAACCGCTGGAAGCGGTGGAGCGACAAGGGCGTCTTCGCACGGATGATGGCAGGTCTGGCTGCCGAGCACGGCGAACAGAAGACCGTCATGACCGACGCGACCTATCTCAAGGCCCACCGAACAGCGACCAGCTTGGGCG GTGAAAAAGGGGGGCGTGGACGCCTGATTGGCCGGACCAAGGGCGGCATGAACACCAAGCTGCATGCCATCTGCGACAGCCAGGGCCGACCGCTCAACCTGTTCGTCACGGCCGGTCAGGTCAGCGACTACATCGGCGCACGGGCATTGCTGAGCAGCCTGCCTGACGTCGACTGGCTGCTCGGGGACCGCGGATATGATGCCGACTGGTTCAGAGATGCGTTGAAAGACAAAGGGATACGCGTATGTATCCCCGGCCGAAAACAGCGCAAGAAAACCGTCAAGTACGACAAGCGCCGATACAAACGGCGCAACCGGATCGAGATAATGTTCGGCAGGCTCAAAGACTGGCGGCGTGTGGCAACCCGATACGACCGCTGTCCGAAGGTCTTCCTCTCAGCAATCGCTCTGGCTGCAACGGTCATTTACTGGCTATGA
- a CDS encoding CU044_2847 family protein, which translates to MTDEAAGKFFIQVAPSRGAVSPEANADDFLEATEEKLKEVSELIRRGCANVAEGMFAIANPPEEIGMEFGIDVGGEAGIPFVTKGTMNANFKVSVVWRKA; encoded by the coding sequence ATGACCGACGAAGCCGCGGGAAAGTTCTTTATACAAGTGGCACCTTCAAGAGGAGCCGTAAGTCCGGAGGCCAATGCTGACGACTTCCTGGAGGCAACAGAAGAAAAACTCAAAGAAGTTTCGGAGCTTATTCGCAGAGGATGTGCAAATGTAGCCGAAGGAATGTTCGCCATAGCAAATCCCCCGGAAGAGATAGGTATGGAGTTTGGGATCGATGTGGGCGGTGAAGCTGGCATACCCTTTGTGACCAAGGGCACTATGAACGCCAATTTCAAAGTTAGTGTTGTTTGGCGAAAGGCTTGA
- a CDS encoding ABC transporter permease encodes MKHMTKSIPLTITLLACAFLLIPIIQSVLAGLTVNYFRGLSSGLTLKWIGEVWALYSGSIFLSIGLALACLVVTLILGVPAAYALARNPGRASRVLEEFISLPLAIPGLALALALLQLYGGWSDFRTSWLFILVGHVLYTLPFMVRSVLSVLAAIDLKTLEEGAASLGAGPARRFIDIVVPNAMPGILAGALTVVTLSIGEFNLTWMLHTPLLKTLPVGLADSYASMRLEVASAYTLVFFVMIVPLLMAMQWASARAQRIMQ; translated from the coding sequence ATGAAACACATGACCAAATCCATCCCGCTGACTATTACCTTGCTGGCCTGTGCCTTTCTGTTGATCCCGATCATCCAGTCGGTCCTGGCCGGGCTGACCGTGAACTATTTTCGCGGCCTGTCTTCGGGGCTGACGCTGAAATGGATTGGCGAAGTCTGGGCGCTGTATTCAGGCAGCATCTTTTTGTCGATTGGCTTGGCGCTGGCCTGTCTGGTCGTCACCTTGATCCTTGGAGTGCCGGCCGCCTATGCGCTGGCGCGCAATCCCGGCCGTGCCTCGCGCGTGCTGGAAGAGTTCATCTCGCTGCCGCTGGCCATTCCGGGTCTCGCGCTGGCCTTGGCGCTGTTGCAGCTTTATGGCGGTTGGAGCGACTTTCGCACCAGCTGGCTGTTCATTCTTGTGGGCCATGTCCTTTACACGCTGCCCTTCATGGTGCGGTCGGTCCTGTCGGTGTTGGCGGCCATCGACCTCAAGACGCTTGAGGAAGGGGCCGCATCCCTTGGCGCAGGACCTGCACGGCGGTTCATCGACATCGTGGTGCCCAACGCGATGCCGGGTATCCTGGCTGGGGCGCTGACCGTGGTCACGTTGTCGATTGGCGAGTTCAACCTGACATGGATGCTGCACACGCCCCTGCTCAAGACATTGCCTGTGGGGTTGGCCGATAGCTATGCGTCGATGCGGCTGGAGGTGGCCTCGGCCTATACGCTGGTTTTCTTCGTGATGATCGTGCCGCTTTTGATGGCCATGCAGTGGGCCAGCGCCCGGGCCCAAAGGATCATGCAATGA
- a CDS encoding plasmid mobilization protein has translation MSYADASDTGPCEGRQASPSNPTGAGKAPAKEPLTETFVFRCTASEKAQLRAKAEAAGLPASTLLREALGLTEARRRKPIPRVDPALVLAVGRIGGNLNQIARWLNHTMKVGRTDLDTLTVARRLVVIERQLAALLDEARRC, from the coding sequence ATGTCATACGCTGACGCTTCTGACACAGGACCTTGCGAGGGGCGGCAAGCCTCCCCTTCGAACCCCACCGGCGCGGGCAAAGCCCCCGCCAAAGAGCCGCTGACAGAGACCTTCGTCTTCCGCTGCACCGCGTCCGAGAAGGCCCAGCTGCGCGCCAAAGCCGAGGCCGCTGGCCTGCCCGCCTCGACCCTTCTGCGCGAGGCGCTTGGCCTGACCGAGGCCCGCCGCCGCAAGCCAATCCCGCGTGTCGATCCTGCGCTGGTGCTGGCCGTCGGGCGCATTGGTGGCAACCTCAACCAGATCGCCCGCTGGCTGAACCACACCATGAAGGTTGGGCGCACCGACCTCGACACGCTGACCGTCGCGCGCCGCCTTGTGGTCATCGAACGCCAGCTTGCCGCGCTCCTCGATGAGGCGCGGCGGTGCTGA
- a CDS encoding relaxase/mobilization nuclease domain-containing protein, with translation MLIKFFPNGKGAGAGPVGYLVAERVLAYDGNRDQIRDADGAPVTVTRDPLPEVLRGNPERTEALIDASRHQWTYRAGVISFAATDAPTEDQQAEVMDGFERLAFAGLDPEQYEVLWVRHRHEGRVELHFCTPRLELTTGKSLNIAPPGYQDAYDSLRDVMNQRHGWADPMELERTQEVRDTIETPTRAQGRDELHAWIQDQIDLGLITDRATMIDALTDAGFDLPRTGKAYITARDPDTGERWRLKGEIFHEDWQADPAERETERGTRHDQGRTRRLDLVPAQDLQDRFEEHCGRREAYHRERYAPLPDRDSEPVRDAPEVDPPLADDLALADCGDGADGDRLDDGRELLLDGASDAFGADGDGPDTDRKTRGDMADPGPFEDAAQDLHDGREARHLHQDRGGLDDPTDSLGTRLARLRRAVGDGLRGLREGLDRLGETLDRQDRAGAGWLERLRDLAHSFTSRIHEGLERIAERRGELQDAGREFAAELDLSESRRREIEGQLGSGPIDFRFAA, from the coding sequence GTGCTGATCAAGTTCTTCCCCAACGGCAAAGGCGCAGGCGCGGGGCCGGTCGGCTACCTCGTGGCCGAGCGCGTGCTGGCCTATGACGGCAACCGCGACCAGATCCGCGACGCCGACGGCGCGCCCGTGACCGTAACGCGCGATCCCCTGCCCGAAGTCCTGCGCGGCAATCCCGAACGTACCGAAGCCCTGATCGATGCCAGCCGCCATCAATGGACCTACCGCGCGGGTGTGATCAGCTTTGCCGCCACCGACGCCCCAACCGAGGACCAGCAGGCCGAAGTCATGGACGGGTTTGAGCGGCTGGCCTTCGCGGGGCTGGACCCTGAGCAATATGAGGTGCTCTGGGTCCGCCATCGCCACGAAGGCCGGGTCGAGCTTCATTTCTGCACGCCGCGCCTGGAGCTGACCACGGGCAAGAGCCTCAACATCGCGCCGCCGGGCTACCAGGACGCCTATGACAGCCTGCGCGACGTGATGAACCAACGCCACGGTTGGGCCGATCCGATGGAGCTGGAGCGCACCCAAGAGGTCCGCGACACCATCGAGACCCCAACCCGCGCGCAAGGCCGCGACGAGCTGCACGCCTGGATACAGGACCAGATCGATTTGGGCCTGATCACCGACCGCGCAACCATGATCGATGCGCTCACCGACGCAGGCTTCGACCTCCCACGCACCGGCAAAGCCTATATCACTGCCCGCGATCCCGACACGGGCGAGCGCTGGCGGTTGAAAGGAGAGATTTTCCATGAGGATTGGCAAGCCGACCCGGCTGAGCGAGAAACTGAACGCGGAACTCGACACGATCAGGGCCGAACACGTCGCCTCGATCTCGTCCCAGCTCAAGACCTTCAGGATCGATTTGAAGAACATTGTGGGCGCCGCGAAGCATACCATCGCGAGCGATACGCGCCGCTTCCAGACCGAGACAGCGAGCCTGTTCGAGACGCGCCTGAGGTCGATCCGCCTCTGGCTGACGATCTCGCCCTGGCTGATTGCGGCGATGGTGCTGACGGGGACCGCCTTGATGATGGCCGCGAGCTACTTCTGGACGGTGCATCTGACGCGTTCGGAGCTGACGGAGATGGGCCTGACACGGATCGAAAGACCAGAGGGGACATGGCTGATCCTGGACCCTTCGAAGACGCGGCTCAGGACCTGCATGATGGGCGAGAGGCACGTCACCTGCATCAGGATCGAGGAGGATTAGATGACCCAACTGACAGCCTTGGAACGCGACTTGCTCGCCTGCGTCGAGCGGTTGGTGACGGCCTCAGAGGCCTCCGCGAAGGACTTGACCGCCTTGGAGAAACGCTCGACCGGCAGGATCGAGCGGGAGCTGGCTGGCTTGAAAGACTGCGTGACCTTGCTCATTCGTTCACAAGCCGCATCCATGAAGGCCTTGAACGGATTGCTGAACGACGAGGCGAGCTACAAGACGCTGGACGAGAATTTGCAGCAGAGCTTGACCTTAGCGAAAGCCGCCGCCGAGAGATTGAGGGACAGCTAGGGTCAGGACCCATTGATTTCCGCTTTGCAGCGTGA
- a CDS encoding phosphodiesterase, translating into MPGFIQITDTHIVAPGALAYRRSDTADALRRAVSTINAKLPLLDGIDCVIVTGDLTDHGTPEEYAHFAAIMADLELPWQAVPGNHDRRDAMRAAFAPAPWIPGDGPIQWVRDFGPFSVIGLDTLLEGAHHGELSLDGVGFLEAALAAIGAQPVVIATHHPWMHSGIPAMDADNLHGGATLMARLEAHPGPVRMISGHVHRAVTGQIGRVTCQIAPATCHAVMTDHRVGCDPQLTFEPGGFTVYRWRIEPEPSLVSDTIPTGSFSGPWPFAD; encoded by the coding sequence ATGCCCGGCTTTATCCAGATCACCGACACCCATATCGTCGCCCCCGGCGCGCTGGCTTACAGACGTTCGGACACGGCGGACGCGTTGCGCCGTGCCGTTTCGACCATCAACGCCAAGCTGCCGCTGCTGGACGGCATTGACTGCGTCATCGTCACCGGCGACCTGACCGACCACGGCACGCCCGAAGAATACGCGCATTTCGCTGCGATCATGGCCGACCTGGAACTTCCATGGCAGGCCGTACCCGGCAATCATGACCGGCGCGATGCGATGCGCGCCGCTTTTGCGCCTGCGCCTTGGATACCAGGGGACGGGCCGATCCAATGGGTTCGCGATTTCGGCCCATTCTCGGTGATCGGTCTTGATACCCTGCTGGAGGGCGCGCATCACGGAGAACTTTCGCTTGACGGGGTCGGGTTTCTTGAGGCCGCCCTCGCGGCCATCGGGGCGCAACCTGTTGTCATCGCCACGCATCACCCGTGGATGCACAGCGGGATACCTGCGATGGATGCCGACAACCTGCATGGCGGTGCCACGCTGATGGCACGGCTTGAAGCGCATCCGGGGCCAGTGCGCATGATCTCTGGCCACGTCCACCGCGCCGTCACGGGCCAGATCGGTCGCGTCACGTGTCAGATCGCACCCGCCACCTGCCACGCGGTCATGACCGATCACCGGGTGGGCTGTGACCCGCAATTGACGTTCGAACCGGGCGGTTTCACGGTGTATCGCTGGAGGATTGAGCCGGAGCCGAGCCTGGTGTCTGATACCATACCGACAGGAAGCTTCTCGGGCCCGTGGCCATTCGCTGACTGA
- a CDS encoding S8 family peptidase — translation MDCFLPGQVVVGPGPEWSPELEGTISEDLGYEFEVLHDVLDLFRVNDIPVPDGLDWKKHKFPFVARVPEGTEERTSELLSRQAFSRGRIGAATPDYLVRPSASLNIEHQNISAATSSAKANAYRSECGENCIVGVIDSGVEPSFLQNPGSVLHRQLNARDPENPGTPYQDATGHGTLVAHIINQIAPSARILPVKAFDTDGALSDVLAALYIAHAAGPCDIINLSLSMSCDATFCDVCTAPQNASMNIRQLKFFFSNFLNLAGDVLLVAAAGNNQTRVASPAAFENVLAVGSYNFRSQNPLSNFSAVPVDRFILGPDGTRQMGEWLASVPGRRASKPLHGTSFATAFVTGVAAQIVSGLKRGPCLCEVGGPCLYAIRDNSSAKNTEIVFDTMRSAADTTWTGFDPQLHGLGKLRMI, via the coding sequence ATGGATTGCTTTTTGCCTGGACAAGTTGTCGTTGGACCTGGCCCTGAATGGTCACCCGAATTGGAAGGGACCATAAGTGAGGATCTCGGCTACGAGTTTGAAGTCCTACATGACGTTTTAGATTTGTTTCGCGTAAATGATATTCCAGTCCCTGACGGGTTAGATTGGAAAAAACACAAATTTCCATTTGTCGCTCGAGTACCGGAGGGCACTGAAGAAAGAACGTCTGAGCTACTCAGCCGACAAGCATTCAGCAGAGGTCGTATTGGAGCTGCAACCCCGGATTACCTTGTTCGCCCAAGTGCTTCGCTAAACATCGAACATCAAAATATCTCGGCAGCGACGTCCAGCGCCAAAGCGAACGCGTATCGTTCAGAGTGCGGCGAAAACTGCATCGTTGGAGTGATCGACTCCGGCGTCGAACCTTCTTTTCTTCAAAATCCGGGTTCGGTTTTGCATCGACAATTGAATGCACGAGACCCGGAAAACCCCGGAACTCCTTATCAGGACGCCACCGGACATGGTACGTTGGTCGCACACATCATTAACCAAATCGCGCCTTCTGCGAGGATTTTGCCTGTTAAAGCTTTTGATACAGACGGAGCTCTCAGTGACGTACTTGCCGCTTTATATATCGCCCATGCGGCCGGGCCTTGCGACATCATCAACCTGAGCTTGAGCATGAGTTGTGACGCCACATTTTGCGATGTGTGCACTGCGCCTCAAAATGCCTCGATGAACATAAGGCAGCTGAAGTTCTTCTTTTCGAACTTCCTAAATCTGGCAGGCGACGTGCTTCTCGTGGCAGCGGCTGGTAACAACCAGACGAGGGTTGCCAGCCCAGCAGCCTTCGAAAACGTTCTCGCCGTTGGCTCATACAATTTTAGAAGTCAAAACCCGCTGTCAAACTTTTCTGCTGTGCCAGTCGATCGGTTTATCTTGGGTCCGGACGGCACCAGGCAGATGGGTGAATGGCTCGCCAGTGTACCTGGTCGTCGGGCGAGCAAACCGCTACATGGCACGTCGTTCGCTACGGCTTTCGTGACCGGAGTAGCTGCCCAGATCGTTAGCGGACTAAAACGTGGTCCGTGCTTGTGTGAAGTGGGTGGGCCATGCCTCTATGCTATTCGCGACAATTCCAGCGCAAAAAATACAGAAATTGTCTTCGATACAATGCGTTCTGCCGCCGACACTACTTGGACCGGATTCGACCCTCAGCTGCATGGTCTTGGAAAACTACGCATGATCTAG
- a CDS encoding ABC transporter ATP-binding protein, which yields MTLTLTNIAKTFPGGTKALLPTDLEIAKGEIVSLLGPSGCGKSTLLRIVAGLETPDPGAKIVFDGENVTQQSVETRKIGMVFQSYALFPNMSVRGNIGYGLKMQKLPRAEIDARLEEVIALCRLEAYADRAVTALSGGQRQRVALARAMAPRPRVLLLDEPLSALDAALRGQLRDELAILLRQFGITAIFVTHDQDEAMAIADRVAVMSQGEVAQIGTPEALYRNPATGFVARFVGNAMPLSGRIHADQLHLPGGVLALPRHAEGHDVLVRAEDIRITAQGPITAHVETVTFLGTHYRIALAGASDAPLFALHTGLSAPAPGAEVRLSIAPEALLILPREVSA from the coding sequence ATGACACTGACCCTGACCAACATCGCCAAGACCTTTCCCGGCGGCACCAAGGCGCTTCTGCCCACGGATCTGGAGATTGCGAAGGGCGAGATCGTCTCGCTTCTCGGCCCCTCGGGCTGCGGCAAGTCCACGCTTTTGCGCATCGTCGCGGGGCTGGAAACCCCCGATCCCGGTGCGAAGATCGTATTTGATGGTGAGAATGTAACGCAGCAATCGGTTGAGACCCGCAAGATCGGCATGGTGTTCCAGTCCTATGCGCTGTTTCCCAACATGTCGGTGCGCGGCAATATCGGCTATGGGCTGAAGATGCAGAAGCTGCCGCGCGCAGAGATTGATGCGCGGTTGGAAGAGGTGATCGCCTTGTGTCGCCTAGAGGCTTATGCCGACCGCGCCGTTACGGCCCTGTCGGGCGGCCAGCGGCAACGGGTGGCATTGGCCCGCGCCATGGCACCGCGCCCACGTGTGCTGCTGCTGGACGAGCCGCTGTCGGCGCTGGATGCCGCCCTGCGGGGGCAGTTGCGGGACGAATTGGCGATCCTGCTGCGTCAGTTCGGGATCACCGCGATCTTCGTCACCCATGATCAGGACGAGGCGATGGCGATCGCCGACCGCGTCGCGGTCATGAGCCAAGGTGAGGTCGCCCAGATCGGCACGCCCGAGGCGCTCTATCGCAACCCGGCCACCGGTTTCGTTGCGCGTTTTGTGGGCAATGCCATGCCGCTGTCTGGTCGCATCCACGCGGACCAATTGCACCTGCCGGGTGGGGTGCTCGCCTTGCCGAGACACGCAGAGGGGCACGATGTTCTCGTGCGGGCGGAGGATATTCGCATCACTGCGCAAGGGCCGATCACGGCCCATGTCGAAACCGTAACCTTTCTTGGCACGCATTACCGCATCGCGCTGGCCGGGGCGAGTGACGCGCCGCTGTTTGCACTGCACACCGGTCTTTCGGCGCCCGCGCCGGGGGCAGAGGTGCGCCTGTCCATAGCGCCCGAGGCGCTGCTGATCCTACCCAGGGAGGTTTCCGCCTGA